From the genome of Asterias amurensis chromosome 17, ASM3211899v1, one region includes:
- the LOC139949448 gene encoding zinc finger protein 706-like produces MARGQQKIQSQQKKAEKNAKLKKQAGSDQKKSAAKALIFTCTVCKSQMPDPKTYKQHFESKHPKSPLPVELESVVA; encoded by the exons ATGGCACGCGGCCAGCAGAAGATCCAATCTCAACAGAAGAAAGCTGAGAAAAATGCAAAGTTGAAGAAGCAAGCGGGAAGTGATCAAAAGAAATCGGCTGCCAAAGCATTGATTTTCACATGCACCGTTTGTAAA TCCCAGATGCCTGATCCTAAAACATACAAGCAACACTTTGAAAGTAAACACCCGAAAAGCCCTCTACCGGTTGAGCTGGAGTCGGTCGTTGCGTGA
- the LOC139949641 gene encoding RCC1-like G exchanging factor-like protein, whose protein sequence is MKCFLCFQLLRSSGFMTWHSTSSTLSTKLRIPILSRRFFTTSLTSLSSQTSSPSILPPSSEAQRREEESKDMEISQLVGKHRKRQNRVYVWGFSYTGALGEASFVKPKLKKGKPVTSLRKYQTAPYLLKQDRKVITSVACGYGFTLLASNTLETTKVWGTGINTDSQLGYQPKSIQKDEGLEYILAPVPIDLPLTRPRSARVTQIACGRAHSLILTDTEGVFSLGNNVHGQCGRTVVEKENYSSNKVIHNVQGIDGKIKQIQCGHDHSLFLTEEGAVYSCGWGADGQLGLGHYESVHHPMRLEGDIKGERIVEIATFADCCLAVSDKGELFGWGNSEYNQLNSITDETQVYEPRHLPFTGVGKVVGAATGGTICQLVNDTGDVFVWGYGILGKGPKLSESKWPEHIPSILLGRTKLKPDVKVTQVHCGLHHFAAVTNEGDLYTWGSNGTGHLGLGTLANQFFPLRVSVAADVTSVACGVDHMVLLTKTVI, encoded by the exons ATGAAgtgctttttgtgctttcagttaCTGAGGTCTTCAGGGTTTATGACTTGGCACTCAACAAGTTCAACATTGTCAACAAAGTTGA GAATACCCATATTAAGCAGACGGTTTTTCACCACATCCTTAACATCATTATCGTCACAAACCTCCTCTCCATCCATCCTGCCTCCCTCATCCGAGGCTCAGAGACGAGAGGAGGAGTCCAAGGATATGGAGATCTCACAGCTTGTTGGAAAACACAGAAAGCGTCAGAATCGAGTCTATGTCTGGGGCTTCTCGTACACCGGCGCCCTCGGGGAAGCGTCGTTcgtcaaaccaaaattaaagaaaGGAAAACCTGTAACCAGCCTAAGGAAGTATCAGACAGCACCGTACCTATTAAAGCAAGACAGAAAG gTGATAACTTCTGTTGCCTGTGGTTATGGTTTCACTCTACTGGCTAGCAATACATTGGAAACCACAAAGGTCTGGGGTACGGGTATTAACACCGACTCTCAGCTTGGGTACCAGCCTAAGAGTATACAGAAAG ATGAGGGACTGGAGTATATTCTTGCACCTGTCCCTATTGATCTACCCTTAACGAGACCAAGATCAGCTCGAGTCACCCAAATAGCCTGTGGGAGAGCTCACTCACTCATCCTCACAGACACGGAAGGAG TTTTCAGTCTTGGCAACAACGTTCATGGACAGTGCGGGAGAACGGTCGTTGAAAAGGAAAACTACAGTTCCAACAAAGTCATCCATAATGTACAAGGAATTGACGGCAAGATTAAACAG ATTCAGTGTGGCCATGACCATAGTCTCTTCTTAACTGAAGAGGGCGCTGTGTATAGTTGTGGTTGGGGAGCAGACGGACAGTTAG GTCTTGGTCATTATGAGAGTGTTCATCACCCAATGAGACTTGAAGGAGATATCAAAGGAGAGAGAATAGTGGAAATTGCTACCTTTGCAGACTGCTGCCTTGCTGTGTCAG ATAAAGGTGAGCTGTTTGGATGGGGAAATTCAGAGTATAATCAACTCAATTCCATTACGGATGAAACACAG gtTTACGAGCCTCGGCATCTTCCATTTACTGGAGTAGGGAAGGTTGTAGGTGCAGCTACTGGAGGGACTATTTGCCAGCTTGTTAATG ACACTGGAGATGTGTTCGTCTGGGGCTATGGTATTCTAGGCAAGGGACCCAAGCTAAGCGAGAGTAAATGGCCAGAACACATCCCGTCCATTTTGCTGGGACGAACAAAACTCAAGCCCGATGTGAAGGTCACccaggtgcattgtggtctccACCATTTTGCTGCAGTCACAA ATGAAGGAGATTTGTACACATGGGGATCGAATGGTACTGGTCACTTGGGTCTGGGAACACTCGCCAACCAGTTCTTCCCTCTTAGG GTATCTGTGGCAGCCGATGTAACCTCAGTGGCATGTGGAGTGGATCACATGGTCCTACTGACTAAGACAGTGATCTGA